The sequence below is a genomic window from Mercenaria mercenaria strain notata chromosome 14, MADL_Memer_1, whole genome shotgun sequence.
tagatatcatcaaggtgaatattcagatcaattttcatgaagatccattgaaaaatatggcctctacagaggtcaaaagatttttctaattttagacctactgacctagtttttgaccgcagttgacccagtttcaaacttgacctagatatcatcaagacgaacattcagactaactttcatacagatcccatgaaaagtatggcctctagagaggtcacaaggtttttttattatttgacctactgacctagtttttaaggcacgtgacccagtttcaaacttgacctagatatcatcaaggtgaacattctgaccaattttcatgaagatccattcaagggtatggcctctagagaggtcacaaggtttttctatttcaagacctactgacctagtttttgatcgcagttgacccagtttcaaacttgacctatacatcatcaagataaacattcagaccaactttcatacagatcccatgaaaaatatggcctttagagaggtcacaacgttttttcattatttgacctactgacctactttttgacggcacttgacccactttcgaacttgacctagatatcatcaagatgaacattctgaccaatttttatggagatccattcacaagtatggcctatagagaggtcacaaggtttttctatttctagacctactgacctagtttttgaccgcacatgaccctgtttcgaacttgacctagatatcatcaagatgaacattcagaccaactttcatacagatcccatgaaaaatatggcctttagagaggtcacaaggtttttctattatttgacctactgacctagtttttgaaggcacgtgacccactttcgaacttgacctagatatcatcaagatgaacattcagaccaactttcatacagatcccatgaaaaaaatggcttctagagaggtcacaaggtttttctattatttgacctactgacctagtttttgacagcatgtgacccactttcgaacttgatctagataccatcaaggtgaacattctgactaattttcatgaagatctcatgaaatatatggcctctagagaggtcacaaggtttttctatttttagacctactgacctagtttttgaccgcacgtgacccagtttcgaacttgacctagaggtcatcaagatgaacattcagaccaactttcatacagatcccatgaaaaatatggcctttagagaggtcacaaggtttttctattatttcacctactgacctagttttttaaggcacgtgacccagtttcgaacctgacctagatatcatcaaggtgaacgttctgaccaattttcatgaagatcttgtgaaatatatggcctctagagaggtcacaaggtttttctatttttagacctactgacctagtttttgatggcacgtgacccagtttcgaacttgacctagatgtcatcaagatgaacattctgaccaattttcatgaagatcttgtgaaatatatggcctctagagaggtcacaaggtttttctatttttagacctactgacctagtttttatcggcacgtgacccagtttcgaacttgacctagatatcatcaaggtgaacattctgaccaactttcataaagatcccatgaaaaatgtgacctctagagtggtcacaagcaaaagtttacggactgacgcacgcacgcacgcacgcacggacgacggacaccgcgcgatcacaaaagctcaccttgtcactttgtgacaggtgagctaaaaaaggacataattctgtcaaaattcaaatcagagttatggggattgtttctcctggtgtagactttgatagtaaataactattttaagtttcaagtcaaaagctttaatagtaatggagatatttgactttatcaaaaaattctaagttaaaaaggggcataattcagtcaaaattcaaaccacagttatggggattgtaacagagatatttgactttcaaaaactttaaccaacggcgacgtcgacaccggggcaagtgcaatagctctactttttcttcgaaaagtcgagctaaaaatggaaactGGTAAAGTTCTTTTGATCTGTTATATTTCAGAGTGTCGTTTAAAGTTTCCGTATGGCGCTATACATAGTCAGATAACTGCTTGCATTTAGATTGTCAACAACCtagaatattttgcaattatgcaaaataaaactttctttcttttacattttcgcAAGACTGATACGAAGaattgtcaaaatgtagactaaCCACCAAGGCACAACAATATTTCACTTGCAACTGTAGAAATGTGAATAGTGAAGGGATCAGTTGAGAATAAACCAAGTGTCATAGTTCTTCCTTGCTGAATAAAATGGGCATATCCGTTGAAAAGCTACTAAATGCTGGTTATAATCCAATGTCTTTGCATTTACTGAAATATGATATTTCAACTTGATTTTACTTTTAATTCAGATTCCAATCACAGAGTTAAAATTAAATGCCAGAAACCAGAAACCTGGTTCCAAAAATCGAGGATAACTAGAATAATAGTAATTTACTGCAAAATCTGGTATAAACAAAACggcaaaaagtattaaaaatgataaaaaaaaatttagcatCTTTCCCTCGTAAAATCTTATTAGTATTTAAATTAGTCTAAAGAACAGTGGGACTAAAGTTTTGAATATCAACTACCTGTTTTGAAAAATAGCAGTGACTTGAATGTCAGAGCACTGTGTCGCTCTTATGTAATTTAGATCTAATATTTGTAACCAAATTAAAAGTTTACATTTAAGATTTCTTTTGTATTGACTTTCAAGGAACTCAGGAACAAGGACCTTTCTGTACGAATGGTAAATTATATTGTAAAGCAACATCCTATCGCTTCATTATCATTATCACTTAGTTCTGACCCAGCAGTCTGCGCCTCGTTTTGAAAATTCGGGATTTGGCAAGAAATCCTGAGAATGCTAAATTCACGAATGGGAAACTGGTCTATTGCAagactgacagacacacagacaaagTGGTGACTATATGCTTCCCCTTCAGGGAGAATAATAAAATCTCACTTGGCTTTCAGCTCATGCAACCTCAGAACACCTACTGGTCAGGTAAAATAAAAAGTCCATACTTATTATACACctgtacaaacaaacaaacaaacaggagtGATGGTCTAGTGATTAAGGTGTTTGCCACTACAGTAACCTGAAGGTCCTGTATTTGAGCCCTGCTTGTTGACAACCATGCCTTCTCGTATGTCATCGGTACTGGTTTttccaaacaagaggaccatgatggtcctgaatcgctcacctgtcccaacatgacccagttttgaactgagtatgacgagggttttttttctattatttgacatagtgacctagtttttgagctcatgtgacccagttttgaacctgacctagatatcataaagatgaacattcagaccaaccttcatacagatctcatgaaaaatatggcctccagagaggtcacaaggttttttcattatttgacctactgacctagttattgaaggcaggtgacccagtttcaaacttgacctagatatcatcaaggtgaacattctgaccaattttcatgaacatccattcaaaagtatggcctctagacaggtcacaaggtttttctattttcagacctaatgacctagtttttgaccgcagctgacccagtttcaaacttgacctagatatcatcaagatgaacattcagaccaactttcatacagatcccatgaaaaatatggcctctagagaggtcacaaggtttttctattatttgacctactgacctagtttttgaaggcacatgacccagtttcgaacttgacctagatatcatcaaggtgaacattcagaccaattttcatgaagatcttgtgaaaaatatggcctctagagaggtcacaaggtttttctatatttagacctactgacctagtttttaaccacagttgacccagtttcgaacttgacctagttatcatcaagatgaacattcagaccaatcttcatacagatcccatgaaaaatatggcctctagagaggtcacaaggtttttttattatttgacctactgacctagttagtgatggcacgtgacccagtttcgaacctgacctagatatcatcaagttgaacattctgaccaattttcatgaagatccattcaaaagtatgacctctagagcggtcacaaggtttttctatttttagacctaatgacctagtttttgaccgcagctgacccagtttcgaacttgacctagatatcatcaagatgaacattctgaccaactttcatatagatcccatgaaaaatatggcctctagagaggtcacaaggtttttctattatttgacctactgacctagtttttgatggcacgtgacccagtttcgaacttaacctagatatcatcaaggtaaacattctgaccaattttcatgaagatcttgtgaaaaatatggcctctagagaggtcaccaggtttttctatttttagacctactgacctagtttttgaccgcacgtgaccaagtttcgaacttgacctagatatcatcaagatgaacattctgaccaactttcataaagatcccatgaaaaatgtgacggacgctgcgcgatcacaaaagctcacactgtcactttgtgacatgtgagctaaaaacagacttGAGGGTGATTCAAATGCTTGatgctttcatcacaatcaagctaaaataaattcaactaaaaaaaacaacagagaatagtacaacataacatttttatttggcataCGTATAAAAAGACTGGCAGGTTATTATTTTTGACACAGCTAGCAAAAATTGGTTTTTGactatgaagaaaaaaaacaaaaaaaactgtcctatttattatcatttcataCCCCGTTTAGCTTCCGCATTCTAATAAGCCTTGGATTGATTCCAAGTTTCATAGAACGCATAGCCATAGCGCGATTAAAATGTCGCTGAGGTTTGCCATCGCTACCTTCGTCATAATTTGCTTCCATCGACGTAATAACTCCGAACACAACTCCCATAATTAAGAATAGAATTATAAATAGTGTGTATTGAGTCATAGATGGATTTGGTGTTCCTTCCATATCCCGTAGATGCGCCTCGGCTCTCTGAAATCCCGGATTTAACCGTAACGCCTGCTGAAAATGGAGACTAGCTTCTTGATAATGCCCGTATGCTTTTAATATTTCACCTAGTGTAAAATGTTGATGCCATGAATTGTCTTCATTTGACTGCATTGCTAGAGATCGTCGTGTGAGAAATATCGCGTCATCCAAATATTGGAGATTAAACAAAATTCTGGCAAGATAGAGTAAAATATCTGGACTATTTGGTGAAACAGctaaagcttttctgaaacactCTATAGACAGCTGTGTGTTGCCTCGTATTCTCCAGTAATTTCCAATCTGACTGTAGGTGTAGGAAGACTTTGGTGtctgaaataaagaaggaaaaattTTATACCTTAAAATACCAAGAGTCCTGTTTTACAGTTAACATATGTATGCATACTACATATactgaatttattttcaaaacagttCCATTCATTTGGTGAGATATTACAATACAATTGTATAAGTT
It includes:
- the LOC123527846 gene encoding uncharacterized protein LOC123527846, whose product is MTYDLPCMSYMAMYIISVHIVNSNSRSSVGANHWKLSLEEGKVLQASDDKLAGSLASPEDDPLFKILTNKRVEDGQWLVDNEQDCVNCREMEQVPVAVPSESYQKEVTNDQKQNKSTGKKLLTCGKPTNHTQYDHLRGITNRSEHPHIPEPEVAIMFRKKGAKNSEVDMTELETRLRKLKKQTPKSSYTYSQIGNYWRIRGNTQLSIECFRKALAVSPNSPDILLYLARILFNLQYLDDAIFLTRRSLAMQSNEDNSWHQHFTLGEILKAYGHYQEASLHFQQALRLNPGFQRAEAHLRDMEGTPNPSMTQYTLFIILFLIMGVVFGVITSMEANYDEGSDGKPQRHFNRAMAMRSMKLGINPRLIRMRKLNGV